In the Flavobacteriales bacterium genome, AGGTTTTTTTGTCGATTGCAATGCGAAACCACTTTGCATAGGCATTTGGTATCCGAATCCGCTGTCCAGCCTTTACATCCTCATAGTCGTCAATCTTTTCTTTATTGAGTTCCAGGATCATATACTCGTTCAGATGTTTTTTTCTGGCAATACCCACCAAGTCCTCTCCTTCTCGCACAGTGTAGTCCGTATATCCATAATTCTTTACGAGTGAATGGATCACATAACACGGCGTCCCTTCTACCACGATTTCCGGTTCAAGGGTAAAAGCAACATCAGGTTGTCCCCTTAAGTGCTGCATGATCCCTACAAAATAGGAGAAACCCAGTTCGAAAATAGTGTGGTGGTTGTTTTTTCGGGCTAGCTCTCCCAACGGGTCGATGTTCATCTTCATGTAAGGAAAGCCCTTTGGATTGTATATCATATCGCTCTTCCCCTGCGTACCATTGAACAATATTTCCGAGCCTCGCTGTGGTTGGATCATATAGAGGTA is a window encoding:
- a CDS encoding DUF1571 domain-containing protein, whose protein sequence is MKRKYAYITGLVVCAMLGGGFSSAPRVSVYPTDAPEIMNRMIASVDSLRTLQFQLQNWERIDGELLYGQQKVWMQVAPFRCYLYMIQPQRGSEILFNGTQGKSDMIYNPKGFPYMKMNIDPLGELARKNNHHTIFELGFSYFVGIMQHLRGQPDVAFTLEPEIVVEGTPCYVIHSLVKNYGYTDYTVREGEDLVGIARKKHLNEYMILELNKEKIDDYEDVKAGQRIRIPNAYAKWFRIAIDKKTYLPVEQKIFDESGLFEKYLMTNVKINYVIPQATFSESNLGRIK